TCGAAAGAAAGCTGGTTTCCAATTGATCTTTCGCCTTTTGCAAACGCACCAGCGTCAGATACCGCTGTGGAGACACTCCCGTCTCAGCCTTAAAAAGGTGAGCCAGGCGCCACGGAGAAAGATTTACCTCGGCACTCATGTCTCGTAATCCCAACTTGCGCTGGAATGAGCTTTCCAAGAACACGCGCACAATCTGCACTCTTCGGTCTCGTCCCTTCGCCGCCAAAACTTTGGCGCGATTCTGTTCAGAGTTCTCAACATTTTTGTCGCGCTTGTTCGACATAATTCAACTTTCACCCGCCAGTTCGCGATTGTTGGGGTGGGAGTTCCCAACTGAACGCGAAACCCTCAAAGGTCGCGGGGTGAGAAACATTGAAATCTTCGCAGGGCAAAGCTGCCCCTCATGATTTCCTGTCGCTGTCGCAGTTTCCCGCGCAAGCCAAGCAACACGCGTGACGTTCAGTCGACGCGTCATTTAGTTTTTCAAGTTCAGCGGGATGATCCGAATTGCAAGTTGGGTCGGGGGATCACCAACGCAGACACAACTGAGAACTGAAGTGGACATTTAATGTTAAAGAAGAATGCATGCAACCACTTTTCGTTATAAGATCCTGCTAATAGTTTCGGTTTCTGCTATTACTTGGCTCATCTTGCTACCAGGATCGTTCAGCGTCGTGATAAGCGGCGTTCGACAGTTGTTTTCGGTATTGGCCAGGCGTGAATCCGACAACGCTCTTGAAGCACGCGACGAACCTGGTGACACTAGAAAAGCCTACGGCCGCCGCGATCTCTTTCACCGACAGGAAACTTGTCTCCAACTGCCTCTTTGCTTTTGCCAGCCGAAGTCGCGTCAGGTATTGCTGCATCGAGAGATTCATTTCACTCTTAAACAGGTGAGCCAGACGACTGGGGGACAGGTTTACTGCCTGCGCAATCTCAGGGAGCGCAATTTGTTTGTTCCAATTGCTTTCGAGCAACATCACGACGGTTTGAACTCGTCGATCAGTGGGCTTACGAATCGCCGGATTAAAAAGCTTGTCCTGCGCAAACCCGTTGCTTTTGAGACCAACGGTGGGCCGGGTGATCTTGCTAACCGGCTGCTTAGTAAGTGACTCGGAATACATGATCGAGTGAAAACTTCGCACTAGCCATGGTGCCTGCGTAGCTAAGCCGGATTCTCTCCGAGCAATTAGCCCGGGCGGGCCAGCGGCTAGTCATGGAATTTCAGTGATAATGGAAAACGTTGAAAAACGTTACTGGAGGAGTTCAGAAAAGGCGTGGAGAAGCCATTAGCAGCGCGTCAGACACACAGGCAGGACAGAATGAGAGGTGGTGTACGTCTCTCCCCAAAGTTTGCTGTCCTCAATGGATCGAGACAAACGTGTATTCATCAACCGGTCCCGCCGAACCATCCTTTGCAAAGCTGCTCAGTGTAATTTGGTACTGACCGCGAGCTAATAATTCTTTCCGCAGTCTCAGCTTTATGACGCGGCCACCGGATGTCTTGTGAAGCTGAAGGTTGGGAACCTTGTATGTCTCGCCGGTCGAAACCCTGCGGAATACCGCGTGGTAAGTGTCATAGTCACGCGCATGGAGCCAAGAAAGCTGAAGCTCGACAATCTTGGAATTAGGGTCAGCGGCCACTTCGCCTGGCCCGCTCCCACTTCGCAGAGTTCCCGGCGAGAGGACGACGGCAGGCATCCCCGGCGGATTGTTACGAAGTTCCGACGGCGAATTGAGTTGCGCAAGCTGCTGTTCAATAGAATTCAGTCGCCCGCGTTCCTGTGCTCTGCGGTTGTTGAAGTCGATCAGCCAGATCGCAACAATTCCAAGTACGATCGCCAAGGCCGTTGCCGGAATCAAAAATGGACGCCTTCGGCGCCATAGCGACGAAACAAAACTGCCTAACCGCTGAACCTCTAACGCTGGTTTTTTATTAGCCACTGACTGTGTCGCAGCACGTCGTTGTATTACCTCGGCAATCTCCAGTTTGCGGCGCAGTGCTGAGGTGTTCGCATACTGCGCTAGAAACCTCTCCGTATCCGTGGCCGAGAGGCTGCCTTCAAGGTAAGCCTCCATTAAATCCTCTTCCGCAAGGAGGACGGTTTGCTTGA
The nucleotide sequence above comes from Pyrinomonadaceae bacterium. Encoded proteins:
- a CDS encoding AraC family transcriptional regulator, which translates into the protein MSNKRDKNVENSEQNRAKVLAAKGRDRRVQIVRVFLESSFQRKLGLRDMSAEVNLSPWRLAHLFKAETGVSPQRYLTLVRLQKAKDQLETSFLSIQQIGAAVGIPNPSQFTKSFKAAYGMTPVEYRKVHFECSRVSDGNRASENKLLVTQESPK
- a CDS encoding AraC family transcriptional regulator produces the protein MYSESLTKQPVSKITRPTVGLKSNGFAQDKLFNPAIRKPTDRRVQTVVMLLESNWNKQIALPEIAQAVNLSPSRLAHLFKSEMNLSMQQYLTRLRLAKAKRQLETSFLSVKEIAAAVGFSSVTRFVACFKSVVGFTPGQYRKQLSNAAYHDAERSW